In the genome of Bosea sp. BIWAKO-01, the window GCCAGCCCAATTCGGCGAGGGCTCATCGCCTAGCTGAGAGCATCGGCGACATGCCGTATGAAGGCCGGGCGCTGCATCAGCTGTCGATGGTAGCGCTCGAGATTGGCACAGTCCGGCTTGTCCCCCGGCAGCAGCACGTAGCGATGAACGATCGGCCCGAGCGGGATGTCGCCGATGCTGAAATGCTCGCCGGCGATGAACGGGCGATCCAGCAGGGCGTGATCGAGTACGGCAAACTGTGTGAATGCGGAGTCCCGCTTGGCCTTGAGATCGTCTCCCGTCAGCCCTTGCTTTCGCAGGGGCGCCAATACGGGAGCCAGCATCATCGAGGCCCAATCCATCCAGCGATCCGCCTGAGCCCGCTCTCCGGGAGCTTCGGGCCAGAGCAGGCCAGCACCATATTGGGCCGCGAGATAGCGGACGACGGCGTTCGACTCCCAGACGACCACCCCGTCGTCATCGAGAGTGGGCACGCGGCCATGGGGGTTCATAGCACGATAGACCGGATCGTCCGTTCCTCCGAAGTTGCCGCCGCGCTTGACCAACTCGTAGGCCAATCCGAGCTCGTCGAGAGTCCAGAGCACCTTGGCGACATTCGAGGAATTATGGCGGCCATAAACTGTGAGCATCGCTTGTCATTCTCCGGGAGCAGCGTGTCGGCGCGACCTCCTGGCGGTCGCGCCGTGAGGAGTTGGGGGATCGAGATCAGGCCGTCAGCCGCTTCAATCCGCGCTCGAGATCGTCGATCAGGTCGGCAATATCCTCAAGCCCGACATGGACGCGCATCGACTGGCCATCGACAGCCCAGTTGGTCGCGGACCGCAGGGGGGACGGATTGGTCGGGACCATCAGGCTCTCAAAGCCGCCCCAACTCGAGCCCATGCCATATAGTTTCAGCCCATCCATCATGGCGGCAAGGCGTGTGCGGTCCTTTTCCTTCAAGACGAAGCCGAACAGGCCGGACGCCCCGGTGAAATTGGCTTTCCATAGGGCGTATCCGGGGTCCTGCGGCAAGGCTGGATGCATGACGCGCTCGACCTCGGGGCGCGTGGCCAGCCAGCGTGCCAGCGTCAGGCCGCTTTCATGGTGCTGCCGCATGCGCACCCCGATGGTCCGCAGACCGCGCAGCGCGAGGTAGGCGTCATCGGGTCCGACGCAGAGGCCGAGCCGGAGGGCAAAGGCCTTGATCCGGTCATAGACGCTCTCGGCACAGGAGATGGTGCCCAGCATGATGTCGGAATGGCCGGAAATGTACTTCGTCCCGGCCTGAAGCGAGATGTCGACACCCAGCGTCAGGGGCTTGAAGAAGACGCCGCCCGCCCAGGTATTGTCGATCACCGTCACGATCCCGCTCGCCTTGGCAACAGCGACGATGGCCGCAACGTCCTGCATCTCGAAGGTCAGGGAACCTGGCGTTTCCATCCAGATCAAGCAGGTTTCGGGCCGAACGAGCGTTGCGATGTCGGCGCCGATCTGCGGATCGTAGAAGGTCGTCTCGACGCCGAGATGGCTGAGAATCTCGTTGCAGCAATGGCGACATGGCCCATAGGCCGAGTCGGGAACGAGCACATGGGCGCCAGGTTTGGCGTAGGCCAGCAGGACCGTCGATATCGCCGACGCGCCCGAAGACGTCAGCACGGTGCCCGCTGCCTGCTCGAGGGCGGAGACGGCCTCCTCGAGGGCAAAGCTGGTTGGCGTCCCGCGACGGCCATAGCGGATCTTCGTCGTCGCCTTCGCATCAAGCGCCGCAAGCGTGGGAAACAGAATGGTGGAGGCATGGAAGACGGGCGGATTGACAGCGCCGGAATGAGCGGAAGGGTCGCGGCCGCTATGGCAGATGACCGTGTCCTGCCGGAAGGCGTGTTCAGAATCGGTCTGATTCCCCTGGGAGGATTTGGGCTCGCCAAAGCCGGGTTCCGCCTGCAGGTCTGTGCTGCTCATCACGCGTCTTCCTTCGTTCTCGATCCTGGGAACCGGTCGATTCCGGTCTTATTGTTCAATTGGTACAAAGGGTTGGAGGTATTCTTCGCTCACTGGGCTTCTGTCCGCTTGCGCTCCGTGCTCAGTTGTATATCTTTGGATACAAGCGCATTCAATAGATGACAAGCGCTCGCCGATGGTGCGAATGGCGGCGCAGTACAGGGGATGGAAGCATGTTCGGGATGGGTTTTCTGAAGCATGGCAAGGCGCTGCTGGCCTGCGCCGTTATCGCCTTGTCCGCCAGTTCGGCCATGGCCGAGCAGGGCGCGACGCTGAAGACGGTCAAGGAGCGCGGGCAGTTGCTGTGCGGGGCCCATCCCGGCCGTTATGGCTTTGCTGCCCCCGACGCGAAGGGGCGCTGGGTCGGATTCGAGGTCGATCTCTGCCGCGCCATCGCCGCCGCGATCTTCGGCGACGGCGAGAAGGTGAAGTTCGTCGCACTTTCCAGCCAGCAGCGCTTCCCGGCGATCCAGTCGGGTGAAGTCGATGTTCTGCCGCGCAACACCACTGCGACCCTGACCCGCGACACGGCGCTTGGTCTGAACTTCAGCCCGCCGGTTTTCTACACTGGCCTCGGCTTCCTCGTGCGCAAGGATGCCGGCGTCAAGTCAATCGAGGAGCTGAATGGCGCGGTCATCTGCATGGCGCCTGGCAGCACGACCGAGCAGTCGGTGGCGCGGATCTTCGCCCAGCGCAATCTGAAGTACACGCCGATCGTCATCGAGAACAACAAGGAACTCGCCAGCGCCTATGTTGCGGGGCGCTGCGACGCGCTGGCCAAGGATCGCGATGCGCTGCCGGGTGTGAGGGTCTATGACGCTCCCAACCCCGATGACCATGTCATTCTCGACGGTACCTATTCCAAGGAGCCGTTGGCGCTGGCCGTCCGCCATGGCGACGACCAATGGTACGACATCGTGAAATGGGTGATGTACGGCCTCATGGAGGCGGAGGAGAACGGCATCGGCCAGGCCAATGCCGACACGATGCTCAAATCCAGCGATCCCTATGTGCGCGACATGCTCGGCGTCACCGGAGATTTCGGCGCGAAGCTCGGCCTCGACAACAAGTGGCTCTACTCGGCGGTGAAGAGCGTCGGCAGCTACAAGGACATCTACGAGCGCCATTTCGGCGCCGGTACGCCCCTGCCTCTGCCGCGCGGCGTGAACAAGCCCTGGACGGATGGCGGCCTGCTCTACGGCCTGCCGATCAAGTAACGCCCGCTCGCGCGACGGCACGCGACATTGCCTCGGCGTCAATTTCTCCCAGCCAGCGGAAACGACATGACCATCATGAGTGAGGCCAGGGCAGGCACGGCGGAGCTGCACGCTCACGCCACGACGGCCACCGCCCCTGGCGCGCCCGCTTCGCCGCGGCGGCGACCGCCGCCCCGGCGCTCGTGGAACTGGAACGACCCCGGTGTCCGGACCTTCACCTACCAACTGGCCCTGGCTGCCGTTCTGGTCTTCGTCGGCTGGTATCTCTACGACAATGTCGCGACCAACCTGCGCCGCCAGAACATCGCCACAGGCTTCAGCTTCCTGGGTGAAGCCGCGAAGTTCAATATCAGCGAGACGCCGGTTTCCTTCACTGCCTCCGATTCCTACGGCCGGGCGCTGCTGGTCGGGCTGCTGAACACCATTCACGTCTCATTGGTCGGCATCGTCTGCGCCACGCTGGTCGGTGTGGTGATGGGCATCGCGCGCGCGTCTCGCAACCTGCTCGTCTCCAAACTGGCCGGCTGCTACGTGGAGTTCGCGCGGAACGTGCCGGTGATCCTGCATGTGGTGCTGTGGTCTTCGATCATCCGCAATCTGCCGGCACCACGCCAGGCCCTGGATGTCCTCGGGATCGGCTTCATCAGCAATCGCGGCCTGACCCTGCCTGCCCTGGTGCCGCATCCGGCGCATGGGGCGATGGGCATCGGCTTTCTGGTCGGTGCCGTTGCCGCCGTCATTCTCTACAAGCTGATCAGGCGACATGGCGAGCGCACCGGGCGCTATGTCGCGCCGCTGCCGCCGGCCCTGGCACTGGTCGTGGCCGCGACAATTCTGCCCTGGCTCCTGTCTGGTGCCCCCATCATATTCGACATGCCGAAACTGCGCGGTTTCGGGTTCAGCGGCGGCATGACCGTCCCGCCCGAGTTCTTCGCGCTGGTCGTCGGGCTCACCGTCTATACCGGTGCCTTCATCGCCGAGATCGTTCGCGCCGGCATCGAGTCCGTGCCGAAAGGCCAGAGCGAGGCTGCGCGTGCGCTTGGCCTCAAGCCGTCTTCGATCATGAGCCGGATCGTCCTGCCGCAGGCGCTGCGCGTCATCATCCCGCCGATGTCGAGCCAGTTCCTCAGCCTGACCAAGAACAGTTCGTTGGGCGTGATCATCGGGTACCCCGAACTGGTCAATATCGGGAACACGATCATGAACCAGACCGGCCAGGTGGTCGAAATGGTGACGATCATGATGATCATTTATCTCGGCCTCAGTCTGACCACATCGATTTCGATGAACCTCTACAACAACGCCGTCGCGTTGAAGGAGCGTTGAGATGGCCGACGCTCAATTCTTGCCGGCGCCGGCGCGCCGCCAGCCCCGTGTTTCGCGCACTGCCGCCTGGTGGCTGAAGGACCGGATCTTCTCCAGTCCCTTCCATGTCGCGCTCTCGATCGTCGTGCTCGTGGGAGCAGCCTTTATCGGGCAGTTCCTGCTGCGTTGGGGGGTGCTCGATGCGGTCTTCGTCGCGTCCGATCCGGCCGCCTGCCAGGCCGCCAAGGGGGCGTGCTGGGCTGTCGTCTATGAGAAGCACCGCACGATCCTGTTCGGGCTCTACCCGCATAGCGAACACTGGCGCCCGACGCTGGCGGTCTGCCTCTACCTGGTCATCCTGACGATCACCTTGATGCCGCGGTTCTGGAATCTGCGCGGTCTCGCGCTGCTCTGGGCCTGCACCGTCACCGCCATCGGCGTGCTGATGTATGGCGGCGTGTTTGGCCTGCCGGAAGTGGCGACCAGCGAATGGGGCGGGCTGGCGCTCACCATGATCATGTTCACCGGGACGGTCGTGATGGGCTTCCCCGTCGCGGTTCTGCTGGCGCTCGGGCGGCGCTCGACGTTGACGCTGGTGCGTTCGGTCTGCGTCACGATCATCGAGACGCTGCGTGGCGTGCCGCTGATCACCATCCTCTTCGTTGCCGTTAACGTGCTGCCGCTGTTCCTGCCGGCCGGCAGCAGTGTCGACAAATTGCTGCGCGTCACCATCGGCATCGCGATCTTCTTCGCCTGCTACCAGGCGGAAACCATTCGCGGCGGCCTGCAGGCTGTCCCGCGTGGACAGTACGAAGCGGCTCAGGCCCTTGGTCTTGGCTATTGGCAGATGACACGGGTCATCATCCTGCCCCAGGCGCTGAAAATCGCCTTCCCGGCGATCGTCAATCACATCATCGCGGCGCTGAAGAACACGTCCTTCGTGATGATCATCGGCCTGTTCGACATCCTCAACGCCACGACATCGGTGATGCAGGACCCGGTTTGGCGCAAATACTATGTCGAAGCCTATGTCTTCGTCGGTCTGGTCTATTTCGTGTTCGGCTTTGCCTTGTCGCTCTACGCGCGCGCCATGGAAGCCCAGATGAAGAAGGGGCATCACTGATGCTGCAGCAGAATGCCTCCGCGACCGCCGAGGGCTCTCGGGTGAAGAACGCCATCGAGATCGGCTCCATCTCGAAATGGTACGGCACCATCCAGGTGCTGGACGATGTCAGCCTCGATATCGCCACCGGCGAACGCATGGTGATCTGCGGCCCGTCGGGCTCGGGCAAATCGACCCTGATCCGCTGCATCAATGGCCTCGAGCAGCATCAGGAGGGCCGGATCGCGGTCAATGATACCGAGCTCGATGGCAGCAACCGCGCTCTCGAAACCATCCGGGGCGATGTCGGCATGGTCTTTCAGAGCTTCAACCTGTTTCCGCATCTGACCGTACTCGACAATCTGACGCTTGCCCCGATGCTGGTGCGCAAGATGCCCAAGCGCGACGCGGAAGAGATCGCGATGCAGTACCTGCGCCGGGTTCATATCCCCGAGCAGGCGCACAAATATCCGCTCCAGCTTTCTGGTGGCCAGCAGCAGCGTGTCGCCATTGCACGCGCCCTGTGCACGCAGCCGAAGATCATGCTGTTCGACGAGCCGACCTCGGCACTCGATCCCGAGATGATCAAGGAGGTGCTGGATGTGATGCTCGAGCTCGCGGGCACCGGCATGACCATGGTCGTCGTCACCCACGAAATGGGCTTCGCCCGGACGGTGGCAGATCGCGTCGTGTTCATGGCGGATGGGCGCATCGTCGAAACCGGGCGGCCGGACGAGATCTTCGGCAATCCGCAAACCGAGCGCTCTCGCACCTTCTTCCGTCAGGTCCTCAAGCACTGAACCTCTGAGTCGAAGTCCGGAGGCGCTGCGGCCCTCCTTCGAAAGCTGGACCCCATGGCCGATATCACTCTGGCGCTCGCGCGCCACGCAAACGCCCTGTCGCTGGTGAATGCGCCCTCTGCCGTGAGGCATTGGGCCCGGCTCGCCATCGCCGACACGATCGGTGTGATGCTGGCGGGATCGCATGAAGGCGTCGTCGATCTGCTCTGCGACACGGTCGAGCCCAGCCATGCTGCGTCCGGCAGTCTCCTGCTGGGTCGTGCAACGCGCGTCGGCGTGCTCGATGCCGCGCTGATCAATGGCGTCAGCGCCCATGCGCTCGATTTCGACGATTGCAGCCTGACCTTGGACGGACACCCGTCCGTGCCGATGGTCCCCGCCTTGCTGGCGCTGGCGGAACGACTGGACTGTCATGGCGACCAGCTTCTCGCAGCTTATGTAGCCGGCTTCGAAACGGAGACGCGTCTCGCGCAGGTTCTGAACCCGCTCCATGTCGAGCGCGGCTGGCACCCGACCGCGACGCTCGGCATCTTCGGAACGGCGGTCGCCTGCGGTCGCCTGTTGCAGCTCGACGACGAAGCAATGGCCGTCGCCATCGCCATTGCCGCTTCGTCGGCCAGCGGGCTGCGCGCCAATTCCGGCACCATGACGAAGCCGCTCCATGCCGGTCAGGCCAATCGAAACGGGCTGCTGGCGGCCCTGCTCGCCCGCAATGGCTTCACGGCCAATGTTCGCGCGCTGGAGCATGGCATGGGGTTCTTCCATGCCTTCAATGGCGCGGGCGTACCCGATATGCGCCCGTTGCTGGAAGGCTGGGGAGAGCGTTGGGAATTGCTCGACCCTGGCGTTGCGATCAAGCAGTTCCCCTGCTGCGCCTTCGTCCATTCGGCCATAGCCGCAGCCACCGAGCTGCGTGACGATCTGGCTGGCGGCACCGACGAGATCGCCCGGATCGACATCCATCTGCATCGGCGTCGCCTGAAGAACATCGACCGACCGGACCCGAAGTCGGAGCTGGATGCCAAGTTCAGTACGCATTACGTCACCGCCTGCGCCTTGGAACAGGGGTCCGTCCGCTTCGAGGATTTCGAGCCGGGCGCCTATGACCGTGCCCGATTGCGCGCGGTGATGGGCCGTTCCGAACTGCTTGCGCATGACGAAGACGATGTGTCCGCCGGTCGCGTGACCATCACGCTGCGAGACGGCGGCCAGCGCAGCGCCAGCGCTTCGGTGGCCATGGGGCGCGGCCCGCTCAACCCGATGAGCGAGGCCGAGTTCTCCGGCAAATTCCAGGATTGCGCCGGGCGGGTCCTGGAACCCGACGCCACGGAGCGCCTGCTCGATGCCTTGCTGTCATTGGACGGAGGCAGCCGCCTGCGCTCGCTTCTCACTACGATCGAGCGGGCCGCGCCGCCCAGGGAACGGGCTCCGGCGCTTCGTATTCCTGCCTGACGCGATCAGGCGAACCCCGACACGACACTGGATCACATCATGAGCCTTGCCCTCGAAATCGCCCGCAGAGCCAACGCACTCGATCCCGATAGCTTTTCACGGACAGCACGGGAGACCGCCAAGGTCGCCATTGCCGACATGCTGGGTTGTGCGCTCGCCGGTGCGCCGGAGAGCACGACCGCGTTGGCGCTTGCCGGTCTTGCGGTGGGGACTGTGGCCGGCGGCTGTTCTGTCCTGGGGGCAAGCGAGCGCCTGCGCCCGCTCGATGCAGCACTCGTCAACGGCACGTCCGGCCATGCGCTCGATTTCGACGACACCAGCAAATCCCTTGCCGGGCATCCGACCGTCATCATTGTTCCAGCGGCCCTGGCACTCGCCGAGCAACAGGACCTGACCGGCAAGGATCTGCTCGACGCCTATATCGTCGGCGTCGAGACCGCGACGCGGATCGCGCGCGGCGTCAACTTCCATCACTACGAGAAGGGCTGGCATCCCACGGCGACGCTCGGCATCTTTGGCGCCGCGGCCGCGTGCGGCAGGTTGCTCAAGCTCGACGACCAGGCGCTCGCGACCGCGCTTTCGCTCTGCGTCTCCTTCGCCTCGGGCGTGAAATCCAATTTCGGTAGCCAGACCAAGCCGCTGCATGCTGGGCTTGCCGCCCGCAACGGCCTGTTCGCCGCGCTGCTCGCATCGGAAGGCTTTGACGCCAGCCCCGTCGCCTTCGAGCACCCCCAGGGCTTCCTCGAGGTGTTCAACGGCGCCGGCAACTACGATGCCCAGCGGATGTTGGAGGGCTGGGCCGCACCGCTGGACCTCGACGGACCCGGCATCTCGATCAAGAAATACGCCTGCGTCTACAGCGTTCATGGGGCAGTCGACGCCGCCCTTGCGATTGCCGGCGAGCATCGGATCGAGGCCTCTCAGATCGCCAAGGTGACGGTGACGATGCATCGCCGCCGCCTGCTGCCGCATGTGATGCGCAAGGCCGAGAACCCGCTCGACGCCAAGTTCAGCCTGCAATATGCCGTGGCGCGTGCCCTCGTCGACGGGCGCGTTTCCCTGGAGCATTTCGAAGGCACGGCCTATCGCGACCCGCATGTGAGGGCCGCCATGGAGCGTATCGAGACGCAGGCCCATGACGATGACTCCAACGATTATGGAGCGACGGTTTCAGTTCGTCTGAAGGACGGTACGGCGCTGGAACACTCTGTTCCTGCGCCGCTCGGGCGTGGTCCTGAAATCCCTCTGCCGCTTCCGATGCTGCGTGCGAAGTTCGAGGATTGCGCGCGCCGCAGCCTGGATGCGGCGCAGGTCGGCCCGCTATTCGACCGTTTGGTCACCCTCGAGGCCCAGCCCTCCGTCCGGGACCTCGCCATCAGCATGACGAGTTCGCGGGCAGCCCTCAGCGCCGCCGCCTGATCGACAGGAACCATTATGAGCTTCGCACTCGAACTCGCCACGCGCATCAACCGGCTGGCCGATGGCCCCTTGCCGGAAGAGGCATTCCAGATCGTCAAGGGCTCGCTGCTGGACACGCTGGGGGTCGCGCTTGCCGGCGCCCACGAGCCGGCCGCCCGCATCCCGGCCCGGGTCCTCGACATCGGCTCGCAGAGTGGACCCTGCGTGATCTATGGCAGCCAGGAGCGCGCCAGCGCGCTCGACGCCGCCCTCATCAACGGGGCAGCGGCTCATGCACTCGATTTCGACGATTGCAGCACCACCATGGGCGGCCATCCCTCGGTGCCGGTCCTGCCCGCCCTGATCGCTCTCGGCGAAGAGATCGAGGCTGATGGAGCAAGCCTGCTACGGGCCTATATCGCGGGAATAGAGACCGAGACCCGTTTGGCGCGGGGCCTGTTGCCCTGCCATTACGAGAAGGGCTGGCATCCCACTGCCACGCTCGGCGTCTTCGGCGCCGCCGCCGCCTGCGGCCGGATGTTGAGGCTGGATGACGAGGCGCTGGCTCGCGCCTTGGCGATCGCCGTCTCGCTGTCGAGCGGCGTGAAGGCGAATTTCGGAACCGCTGCCAAGCCGCTCCATGCCGGCCTGGCCGCGCGCAACGGGCTCTACGCCGCCCGGCTGGCGAAGTCTGGCTTCTCGGCATCGGCTGACGCATTTGAGCAGGTTCAGGGCTTCTTCAATCTGTTCAACGGCGAGGGGCTCTATGATGCCGACGCGATGCTGGCCGATTGGGGCGGAACCCTGGAAACGCTCGAGCCGGGCATTGCCATCAAGCAGCACCCGTGCTGCGGAAGTGCCCATTCGGCCATCGATGCTGCACTCAAGCTGCGTCAGGCGCACGGTCCCTTCGCGCTTGCCGACATCGCCGCCATCGAAACCGAAACCCATGTGCGCCGGTTGGCGCATACCAACCGCACTGAGATCAAGAATGGGCTCGACGCCAAGTTCAGCGTTCAGTATCTGACCTGTCGCGCCCTGGCTGACGGACAGATCCGTCTCGCCCATTTCGAGAACGGCGCCTATGCCGAAGCTGCGATCCTCGATCTGATGTCTCGCTGCACGGCGCGGGCGCACAGCAACGATGACCAGTATCTCGGAACCGTGGTCGTGACGTTGCGCAATGGACGGGTTCTCACCGAGCAGGCCTCGACGCCGTTCGGACGGGGCCCTGACAATCCGATGTCGCGGGGTGAACTGACCGAGAAATTCCTGGACTGTTCCAGCCGTGCGCTTGAGCGCGACAAGGCGGAGGCTCTAGCCGAAAGTATCTGGAGAATGGAGCAGACCAAGAACATAAGGGATGTAACGACCATGTTGGCATCCGGCCCGCTTCAATAGCCGGGTGCGCGACAGAGACCGAACTGGAGTTTTGACGTTTGAACACGCGCCTGAAATCCGCTGACGATGAGGCAGGCTCATCCCAGCAGGCCACGCATGGCCTTTCCCGGGTGGACTATGTCCTCCAGGCGCTCCGCGACGCCATCCAGAGCGGCAAGCTGAAGCAAGGAACCCGCCTGCGCGAAGAGGATCTGGCAGAGCAATTCGGGGTCAGCCGTACGCCGATCCGCGAAGCGCTGGGAAGGATGCAGTCGCGCGGGCTGGTCGAGGCCGTTCCTGGTCGCGGTCTGATCATTGCCGAGATCACCGGAACCAAGATCCTTGAACTCTATAGCCTGCGCGCCATCCTGGAAGGTGCGGCGGCGCGCTTCGCCGCCGAACACGCGTCTCCAACGGAGATCGATATCCTCAACGCGCTCGCCCAGCGTTGTGCCGAGGCACAAACGCCTCAACTCGCGGCGATCGCCAATATCAAGTTTCATCAGATGATCTACGAGGTCGCTCGCAACCGCTATCTCGGACCGGCGCTTGGCGAACTTCAGGACACGATCGCGCTGCTCTCGGGCACCACTTTCGAGAAGGAAGGCAGGCTCGAGGAGGTCACGCAGGAGCATCTTGCGATCATCAAGGCCATCAAGGAGCGTGATCTCGATGCCGCCGAGGCCGCTGCCCGTGCTCATGTGACGAATGCCAAGCTGATCCGGATCAGCCGCCTCATGGAGTCGGGCGCGGCCTATTGAAGGGTTGACGAGGTCGCCTGCGACCCGGGTGATCCCTCATGCCAGGAGTGAGCATCTGGCCGCGGCATCGCGGCCAGATCGAGACAGGGTAGCCGGGAAATTCGCCGGGTGACCTCTCTTCACACCTCACACGCCAGTGCTTAGCGTGTCGCGGCCTGCAGATAGCGCTCGACGAGCCGGGCCCACATCGCGGCGCCGACGGTCAGGCTGTCATCGGCGAAATCATACTGCGCGCTGTGCAGGATCGGCGAGTTCAGCCCGTTGCCGAGGCGCAGGAAACTGCCCGGCCTGTGCTCGAGGAAATAGGCGAAGTCCTCGCTGCCGGGAATCAGCTGGCAGGTCGCGACCTTGTCGGCGCCGACCAACTCTTCCGCAACTATGCGCGCAAAGGCAGTCTCGGCCTCAGTATTGACCACGACGGGATAGCCGCGCTCGTAGTCGATCTCGATCGACGCGCCGTGACCTTCCGCGACCGACCGCGCGAGCCTGACGATGCGCTCCTCCAGCAGGTCCCGGATGGTCGGCTCGAAGGAGCGTACGCTGAGCGCCAGCCTGGCCTCTTCAGGGATGACGTTGACGGCTTGGCCCGCATGGATGGTGCCGACCGTGACGACGGCCGTCTGTGTCGGGTCGATATTGCGCGAGACGACCGTCTGAAGCGCGACCACGAGATGGCAGGCCACCACGACCGGGTCGATGGTCAGATGCGGGCGCGAGGCATGGCCGCCCTTGCCCCTGATCGCCATGGTGACCGTGTCGGCGGCGGCCATCATCGGCCCTGACCGCAGCAGGATCGTGCCCTCCGGCGCGCCGGGATGATTGTGCAATCCAAAGATCGCATCGAAGGGGAAACGCTCGAACAGCCCGTCGGCGATCATGGCCTGGGCGCCGCTGATCTTGCCCGCCTCCTCGGCCGGCTGGAAGATCAGCGTCACCGTGCCGTCGAAGCGACGCGTGCGGGCGAGGTATTCGGCCGTGCCGAGCAGGACGGCGGTGTGCCCGTCATGGCCGCAGGCGTGCATCTTGCCGGGCTGGAGGCTGGCATAGGGAAGGCCGGTCTCTTCGGTGATCGGCAGCGCGTCCATGTCGGCGCGGATCGCGATGCTGCCCGTCCCTGTGCCGCTGCTCAGCCGCGCCACGACGCCATGGCCGCCGACATTGCGGGTTACCTCGTAACCCCAGGCCGTGAGCTTGTCGGCAACATAGCGCGCGGTTTCGGCCTCCTCATGGGAGAGTTCCGGGTTGGCATGCAGATATCGGCGCGTCGCCCGGAGATCGGCCTCCATGGCCTCGAAATCGGAGACGCGGGCGAAGCTGTTGTCGAGCGCGGGCATGATCTCTCTCGGTCTGTGCGGATGCGGCCTGGCCGCAATGCTGCGGCTAAAGCATCGGCCCGAAACGTGGATGGTGGGTTTCGGGACAGCCGATGCAAACACGGAGTGTCAGAGGAAGCGCGACAGGAAGGCCTGGGTGCGCGGATGGCGCGGATTGTCCATCACCTCCTCCGGCCGGCCCATTTCGACGATCTTGCCGCCATCCATGAACACCACCCGGTCGGCGGCCTCGCGCGCGAAGCCGATTTCGTGCGTGACCACGATCATGGTCAGCCCCTGCCGGGCGAGATCGCGCATCGTCGTCAGGACTTCGCCCACCAGCTCGGGGTCGAGCGCCGATGTCGGTTCATCGAACAGCATCAGCTTCGGCTTGATCGCCAGGGCGCGGGCGATGGCGACACGCTGCTGCTGCCCGCCGGAGAGCTGGCGCGGATAGCTTGCCGCCTTGTCGGAGAGACCGACCCGATCAAGCAGGTCGAGAGCCTCCGTCGTCGCGTCCTTGCGGTTCATGCCATGGACGCCGATCGGCGCCTCGATGACGTTCTCCAGCGCCGTCATATGCGGATAGAGATTGAACTGCTGGAAGACCATGCCGATCTTGCGGCGCTGGCGCGCGATGCCGTTGCCCGTGAGCTTCTGCAGCCGGCCGTTGCGCATCCGGTAGCCGATCTGCTCGCCATCGACCTCGATGAAACCCCGGTTGATGGCTTCGAGATGGTTGATGCAGCGCAGGAAGGTCGACTTGCCCGAACCCGAAGGCCCGAGGATGACGACGACCTCGCCCGGCATCACGTCGAGGTCGATGCCCTTGAGGACCTCGAGATGGTCGAAGGACTTGTGGATGTCACGCGCCCTGACGAGCGGCGTGGTCGCTGCAGCGGCGGTCAATGGCTTGCCTCCTGCACGGCGGGGAGCGGAGCGGCCG includes:
- a CDS encoding M20 aminoacylase family protein, whose amino-acid sequence is MPALDNSFARVSDFEAMEADLRATRRYLHANPELSHEEAETARYVADKLTAWGYEVTRNVGGHGVVARLSSGTGTGSIAIRADMDALPITEETGLPYASLQPGKMHACGHDGHTAVLLGTAEYLARTRRFDGTVTLIFQPAEEAGKISGAQAMIADGLFERFPFDAIFGLHNHPGAPEGTILLRSGPMMAAADTVTMAIRGKGGHASRPHLTIDPVVVACHLVVALQTVVSRNIDPTQTAVVTVGTIHAGQAVNVIPEEARLALSVRSFEPTIRDLLEERIVRLARSVAEGHGASIEIDYERGYPVVVNTEAETAFARIVAEELVGADKVATCQLIPGSEDFAYFLEHRPGSFLRLGNGLNSPILHSAQYDFADDSLTVGAAMWARLVERYLQAATR
- a CDS encoding MmgE/PrpD family protein; the encoded protein is MSFALELATRINRLADGPLPEEAFQIVKGSLLDTLGVALAGAHEPAARIPARVLDIGSQSGPCVIYGSQERASALDAALINGAAAHALDFDDCSTTMGGHPSVPVLPALIALGEEIEADGASLLRAYIAGIETETRLARGLLPCHYEKGWHPTATLGVFGAAAACGRMLRLDDEALARALAIAVSLSSGVKANFGTAAKPLHAGLAARNGLYAARLAKSGFSASADAFEQVQGFFNLFNGEGLYDADAMLADWGGTLETLEPGIAIKQHPCCGSAHSAIDAALKLRQAHGPFALADIAAIETETHVRRLAHTNRTEIKNGLDAKFSVQYLTCRALADGQIRLAHFENGAYAEAAILDLMSRCTARAHSNDDQYLGTVVVTLRNGRVLTEQASTPFGRGPDNPMSRGELTEKFLDCSSRALERDKAEALAESIWRMEQTKNIRDVTTMLASGPLQ
- a CDS encoding GntR family transcriptional regulator, with amino-acid sequence MNTRLKSADDEAGSSQQATHGLSRVDYVLQALRDAIQSGKLKQGTRLREEDLAEQFGVSRTPIREALGRMQSRGLVEAVPGRGLIIAEITGTKILELYSLRAILEGAAARFAAEHASPTEIDILNALAQRCAEAQTPQLAAIANIKFHQMIYEVARNRYLGPALGELQDTIALLSGTTFEKEGRLEEVTQEHLAIIKAIKERDLDAAEAAARAHVTNAKLIRISRLMESGAAY
- a CDS encoding MmgE/PrpD family protein, whose translation is MSLALEIARRANALDPDSFSRTARETAKVAIADMLGCALAGAPESTTALALAGLAVGTVAGGCSVLGASERLRPLDAALVNGTSGHALDFDDTSKSLAGHPTVIIVPAALALAEQQDLTGKDLLDAYIVGVETATRIARGVNFHHYEKGWHPTATLGIFGAAAACGRLLKLDDQALATALSLCVSFASGVKSNFGSQTKPLHAGLAARNGLFAALLASEGFDASPVAFEHPQGFLEVFNGAGNYDAQRMLEGWAAPLDLDGPGISIKKYACVYSVHGAVDAALAIAGEHRIEASQIAKVTVTMHRRRLLPHVMRKAENPLDAKFSLQYAVARALVDGRVSLEHFEGTAYRDPHVRAAMERIETQAHDDDSNDYGATVSVRLKDGTALEHSVPAPLGRGPEIPLPLPMLRAKFEDCARRSLDAAQVGPLFDRLVTLEAQPSVRDLAISMTSSRAALSAAA
- a CDS encoding MmgE/PrpD family protein; the encoded protein is MADITLALARHANALSLVNAPSAVRHWARLAIADTIGVMLAGSHEGVVDLLCDTVEPSHAASGSLLLGRATRVGVLDAALINGVSAHALDFDDCSLTLDGHPSVPMVPALLALAERLDCHGDQLLAAYVAGFETETRLAQVLNPLHVERGWHPTATLGIFGTAVACGRLLQLDDEAMAVAIAIAASSASGLRANSGTMTKPLHAGQANRNGLLAALLARNGFTANVRALEHGMGFFHAFNGAGVPDMRPLLEGWGERWELLDPGVAIKQFPCCAFVHSAIAAATELRDDLAGGTDEIARIDIHLHRRRLKNIDRPDPKSELDAKFSTHYVTACALEQGSVRFEDFEPGAYDRARLRAVMGRSELLAHDEDDVSAGRVTITLRDGGQRSASASVAMGRGPLNPMSEAEFSGKFQDCAGRVLEPDATERLLDALLSLDGGSRLRSLLTTIERAAPPRERAPALRIPA